From Daucus carota subsp. sativus chromosome 6, DH1 v3.0, whole genome shotgun sequence, the proteins below share one genomic window:
- the LOC108224327 gene encoding pentatricopeptide repeat-containing protein At4g21705, mitochondrial: MGTTISTIKPSCNTNNLIKTKSLLSLSRYSTATQSKPSNSSRLFQRINPLRDPKVSILPVLDQWITEGNKFKEPDFQRFVRELRASKRYSHALQLCEWVNINNFYPVSSGHLALQLDLIGVARGLDAAECFFDKLSEKEKDERTYGALLNCYVREGLVDKSLLHMQKMKEIGYASSPLVYNNLMCLYSRTGQLEKIPDVLTQMKENGISPNNFSYRICINSYGERSDFDSMQKTLEEMECQPHVTMDWTTYSTAVNHYIRAEQKEKALVVLKKLEAKLNKDALGYNHLISHYANLGNKNEVMRLWGLQKVVCKKQVNRDYITMLGMLGKLGEIEESEIVLKEWASSCQTFDFRVPNVFLIGLCSKGLVEKAETTLKNIINTGKTPIPNSWAIISLGYKEVENMEKAFECMKEALAVAEGSPGWRPKPALISSILHWLGEKGEIAEVEAFVRSLRSVIAVNKEMYHALIKANVRGGIGVDEIIESMQFDNIDIDEGTEEILGLRKEVTE; encoded by the exons ATGGGCACAACAATTTCCACCATAAAACCAAGCTGCAACACAAACAATCTCATCAAAACTAAGTCTTTGCTTTCGCTGTCAAGATACAGCACTGCTACTCAATCAAAACCCAGTAACAGCAGCAGGCTATTTCAAAGAATCAATCCTTTAAGAGACCCCAAAGTTAGCATTCTTCCGGTGCTTGATCAATGGATTACAGAAGGGAACAAGTTTAAAGAACCTGATTTTCAACGTTTTGTTCGCGAACTTCGAGCTAGTAAAAGATACTCTCACGCCCTCCAG CTTTGTGAGTGGGTCAACATCAACAATTTTTACCCAGTTTCTTCTGGGCATCTTGCTTTGCAGTTGGATCTCATTGGTGTAGCCAGGGGACTTGATGCTGCAGAGTGCTTCTTCGATAAATTgagtgaaaaagaaaaagatgagAGGACATATGGAGCTCTACTTAACTGTTATGTTCGAGAAGGACTTGTTGATAAATCCCTTTTGCATATGCAGAAAATGAAGGAGATTGGCTATGCATCTTCTCCTCTTGTTTACAACAATCTCATGTGTCTCTATTCCCGCACTGGTCAACTAGAAAAGATCCCAGATGTGCTGACacagatgaaagaaaatggCATCTCACCTAATAACTTCAGCTACAGAATCTGCATCAACTCGTATGGAGAAAGATCTGATTTTGACAGTATGCAAAAGACTCTAGAAGAAATGGAGTGCCAACCTCATGTCACTATGGACTGGACCACATATTCTACAGCAGTCAATCATTACATTAGAGCGGAACAAAAGGAGAAAGCACTCGTTGTCTTGAAAAAATTGGAAGCAAAGCTGAATAAAGATGCTCTTGGTTACAATCACTTAATATCGCATTATGCGAATCTTGGTAACAAGAATGAGGTGATGAGATTGTGGGGCCTTCAGAAAGTTGTCTGCAAGAAGCAAGTTAACAGAGATTATATAACAATGCTAGGTATGTTGGGGAAACTTGGGGAAATCGAGGAAAGCGAAATAGTGCTTAAGGAATGGGCATCATCGTGCCAGACTTTTGATTTCCGTGTACCAAATGTTTTCCTTATCGGGTTATGTTCTAAGGGGTTGGTAGAAAAAGCTGAAACTACACTGAAGAACATAATTAACACAGGTAAGACTCCAATACCAAACTCTTGGGCTATCATTTCGTTAGGATACAAGGAGGTGGAGAATATGGAAAAGGCTTTTGAGTGCATGAAGGAAGCTCTGGCTGTTGCGGAAGGAAGTCCAGGTTGGAGACCAAAACCTGCACTGATTTCAAGCATATTGCATTGGCTTGGTGAAAAGGGTGAAATCGCAGAAGTAGAAGCTTTTGTACGTTCACTGAGGTCTGTAATCGCTGTTAACAAAGAAATGTACCATGCTCTAATTAAAGCAAATGTAAGAGGTGGTATAGGAGTGGATGAAATTATAGAAAGCATGCAGTTTGATAATATAGACATCGATGAAGGAACAGAGGAAATCCTTGGCTTGAGAAAGGAGGTCACTGAATGA